The Chthoniobacterales bacterium DNA segment GCGCTGTGGCGGTTCGGATTCGCCGGGTTGGGTTTGAGCGTCGCCGGGTCGGCCAGCGAAGTGTGGGCACAGAGAACGCGCATCTTGCCGACGATGCGGTGTCAACCTTGACACACCGCCTGCGCTTATCGCGTAGTTGCTTCATGGCACAAGTCACCCGCAGAAAGTTCGCCAAGATTCTCAAGGATTACCGCGAGCGCCGGCGCTTCACCCAGGAGGAAGCAGCGGCCAAGCTCGGGGTTTCTGTGCGCACTTTGCAAAACTGGGAGATAGCACGGAACATGCCGCGCGGTTTCGGCCTGGCCGCACTTCTCAAAGTAATTGCCCCAAAATGATCCTGCATCTTTCGCAAGCCTTGGCCAAAAGGCTCAAGTGCACGCTGTCTTTCAAGGACAGCAATGTCGCCCAGACCGGACGCGAAGACTCATGGAGCGCCGACCTCTTCCGTATTCCACGCGCGGGCACTCATGCCTTGGTCATGCATGATGCCTCGCTCTGGCCGCTCATCATCGACCTGCAATCTCACACCACCTACGAAAGCTTCCTTCAGCGCCTCCTCCTGCACATCGAGGCGTCCTACATGATGGTCAACGGCGACTTCGACGGGGCGAATATCAGCGTCGTTGCCACCAAACGAAGCAACCGCAGCATCATCGGCTCGATGAACAACGCGATCTATCTCATCGAGTCCTATGTCGAGCAGGCCATGACTGAAGATGGTGAGATTGATTGGCTCGCCGTTCAGTCGCACTTGGCCAACACGCCGTTCATGTCGCTCCAGGACCACTTTCCCGCCAAGGCCTTTATCAACACGGTTGGCCGTCCGCTTTGACGCCGGGTGCTCCTTGAATGGAGCAAATACCGGCGGAAGTCGCGCGCAAGATTCTCAACCGCGACTTCAGCAATCTCGTCAGCAGAGTCCAATCCGGCGGCAAACTCACCCGCGGCGAGCGGGCCATGCTCCAATCAATTGCGGCGGGATCCAGCGGCGGCGATCCGGCCACGGCTTCCAACTACCACGAATTGGCTGAAATCCTCGGGGTCACGCGCCAAGCCATCAACGGGTGGAAAAAGCTGCCCGATAGCCCGACGCCTTCGGCCAACGGCAACCACGATGTGGCGGCCTGGCGCGAGTTCATGGCGCGCAAAGGACTCAAGGGTGGCGCGGCGCTGGCACCGGACGAGGAGAGCGCCCTGCGCGCGCGCAAACTTCTGGCCGAAGTCATGGAGCGGGAATTTCGCCTCTCGGTCAGGAAGGGCGAGTTTGTCCCCGAGGAGGAAGTGCGCTCGCGTTGGGCCTACCATGTCGGCCAAGCAGTTTCCCTGCTGCGCAAGCGGCTGGAGAACGAACTGCCCCCGATCCTCTCGGGCCTCGATGCCGTTCGCATCCGAAAAGAGCTGTCGATGGCCATCGACGAGTTCGCCGCCCTTCTGCACGAGGGCCAATGACTCACTCCAAACAACTCGACCGCATCTGGCGCGAGGCTTGGCAACCGCCGGACCGACGCGCGCCGTGGATGTGGGCCGAGCAGCACATCGCCTCAATTCCATACTCGCCAATTCCGGGCAAGTTCCGCTCGGAGAACTCTCCGTGGCTGCGCGAACCGCTGGAGGCCTTGGCCGATCCGGCCGTGCGCCTCCTCTCCATTATCGCGGCGATCCAGTGCGGCAAAACCAGCATCGGAGAGTTGGGCCTTTGCTACATCATCTCCAACCTGCCCGGCCCGACCCTCTGGCTTGATCAAACCGACGAGGATGCCAAGGACCAGAGCGAGTCGCGTCTGCAAAAGCTCTTCGACGAGTGCGCCCCGGTCAAAGCCCTATACCCGCGCAACCGCCACAAGAAAAAGAACAACACGAT contains these protein-coding regions:
- a CDS encoding helix-turn-helix transcriptional regulator is translated as MAQVTRRKFAKILKDYRERRRFTQEEAAAKLGVSVRTLQNWEIARNMPRGFGLAALLKVIAPK